CAGGCCTGGGCAGCTCGCCGAGACACTCCGCGAGGGTCAACAGGCGGTCCGGTTCGGGATGTTCCCCGGCGGTCGGCGCAGGTCCTTCGGACTGCTCGGCCACCGGTTCCCGGTCGGACTGCTCCTCCAGGGCCTGGGCGAAGGCGTTCGCCCGCCGGTGCGCCGATACGTTCGCGATCACTGGCGGCACCTCCTCTCGTCATGACGGTCGACTCCCCAGGGGGTCCTGAGGGTTGCACACCCTGACCACAAGCACTCGATCGAGTGATCGAGATCGGCCAGGGAGTGACCACAGGGAGCCTGCATCCGGCACAACGAGCGGCGCGGCACTTGGGTTACGGACTGCGGATGATCGGATCGGGGAGTCAACGGACTTTCACCGAGAGCGAGTTGGCGGTTACCGGACGTGCGCTGTCAGCGGGCGTCGTCCGGGAGGAGCCGGGCCAGGGTGCGTACGGCCCGGTACTGGAGTGTCTTGATGGCCCCCTCGTTCTTGCCCATGACCCGGGCGGTCTCGGCGACCGAGAGGCCCTGGAGGAAACGGAGGGTCACACACTCCTGCTGCTGTGGATTCAGCCGCTTGACGGCGTCGAGCAGCGCGGCATTGGAGAGGGACTCCAGGACGGAGTCCTCCGGGGAGCGCGCGACCTCGTTGGCGTCGAGCATCTCGCCGGTCGTGACCTCCAGCCGGAAGCGGCTCGACTTGAAGTGGTCGGCGACGAGGTTGCGCGCGATGGTGACCAGCCAGGCGCCGAAGTCGCGGCCCTGCCAGGTGAAGGTGCCGATCCTTCTGAGCGCGCGCAGGAACGTCTCGCTCGTCAGATCCTCAGCGGTCGCCTTGCCTCCCACCCGGTAATAGATGTACCGGTACACGGTGTCGCTGTACTGGTCGTACAGGCGGCCGAATGCGTCGGCCTCGCCGGCCTGGGCGCGTTCGACCAGGTCCATCATGCGGGCGCTGTCGCTGTGCGCGGGCGGACGGCGGGCGGTGGCGGCGCCGGTAGAGCGCCCTCGTCTGCCGACGGCCGCGGAACCTTCGGCCAGTGCGTAGCACGGGCCGATCGGTGCCGTGGCGACGGCGAGGGCGGGGACGGCGTACGCGGTGGGGACGAAGCCGCGCAGCAGGTCTTGGACCGTTGCGCGCAGCGTAGCCAGGCCCGAGGCGTCAACCCCGACGTGTGGGTACACGGGACTCCCAGAGGCAGAGCTTCCATCACGTGCAGTACGGGACCGTTCACCCGTCGTAGCGACGGAAGGGGTACCGGATTGCGTCTGAGGAGAATAACGCTTAGTGCAGGCCCTGCTACGCCCAGTTGCTCTATTCATCGATTACGTCGCTTCTGTAACCGATTGGGAGTCGATCAAGTGCCGGGTAGTGACCGGTTGTTGATCGAAAAGGTTCGTGTTCCGTGTCTGTCCAGGGCGTGTTGTGGCCGTGTGCAGCCAACGTGACTGGACAGGGGGATATGGGGGTACATCAGTTGGATTGGTCGGTCAGAGGTCCGTCGGAGCCGCTAGCGGCGGCGTCGGCTCAGGGCGATCGCCGCCGCAGTGCCGCCCGCCACCGCTCCCACGCCCGCCGCCGCAGGGATGCCGACCTTCGCGGCCTTCCTGCCGGTGCGGTAGTCGCGCAGGCGCCAGTCCAGTTGCCGCGCGTGCTTGCGGAGTTTGGTGTCCGGGTTGATCGCGTAGGGGTGGCCGACCAGGGAGAGCATCGGGATGTCGTTGTGGCTGTCGCTGTAGGCGGCGCAACGGGAGAGGTCCAGGCCCTCCGCTGCGGCCAGGGCGCGCACAGCCTCCGCCTTCGCGGGACCGTGGAGCGGCTCGCCGACCAGCTTGCCCGTGTAGACGCCGTCCACCGACTCCGCCACCGTGCCCAGGGCGCCCGTGAGGCCCAGCCGTCGCGCGATCACCTGGGCGATCTCCACCGGCGCTGCCGTGACCAGCCACACCTTCTGGCCGGCGTCCAGGTGCGCCTGCGCCAGCGCGCGGGTACCCGGCCAGATGCGCTCGGCCATGTACTCGTCGTAGATCTCCTCGCCGATGGACTGGAGCTCGGCGACGCGGTGACCCTGCACGATGGAGAGCGCCGAGTCGCGGGCCTCCTGCATGTGTTCCGGGTCCTCGATGCCGGCCAGCCGGAACCACGCCTGCTGCCAGGCGAACTTGGCGAGGTCGCGGGTCTCGAAGAACTTCCGTTTGTACAGGCCGCGGCCGAAGTGGAAGATGGCGGCGCCCTGCATCACGGTGTTGTCCAGGTCGAAGAAGGCTGCAGCCTTGTCGTCGCCGAGGACCGGGAACGGGGTCTCCGGCTCCGCACCGGAGGCCTTCTCGACCTCCTGGGAGGACTTGCGCGCGGCCTCCGCCGAGGCCTCGCCTGCCAACACGCTGCGTGCCGTGGCGGAGCGCCTGCGGGGAGTGAGCCATCCAAGAGCGGCCATGACGTGAGCATAGCCAGTTTGTTCGGTGGTTCCGGAGTCGTGAGGTTTGGAGGGTGTGAACTCTCCGCGACCCCACCGTTAAAGAAGCGGCCCCGGTCGCCGCCCGGCGCGCGAGAATGGCCCGTATGACTCCCCTGTTCCGCCGTAAGCAGGCCGGCGCTCCCGAGGACCGGATCGTCACGCTCATCCGCAAGGAGGGGTGTCATCTGTGTGATGACGCACAGGCGGTGATCGAGAAGGTGTGTGCGGATCTCGGGGTTCCCTGGGAGGGGAAGGACATCGCCCGGGATCCCCAACTGCACGACCTGTACTGGGAGCAGATCCCGGTCGTACTCGTCGACGGTGAGCAGCACACCTTCTGGCGGGTGGACGAGGAGCGGCTGCGC
This is a stretch of genomic DNA from Streptomyces sp. NBC_00285. It encodes these proteins:
- a CDS encoding ECF subfamily RNA polymerase sigma factor, BldN family encodes the protein MYPHVGVDASGLATLRATVQDLLRGFVPTAYAVPALAVATAPIGPCYALAEGSAAVGRRGRSTGAATARRPPAHSDSARMMDLVERAQAGEADAFGRLYDQYSDTVYRYIYYRVGGKATAEDLTSETFLRALRRIGTFTWQGRDFGAWLVTIARNLVADHFKSSRFRLEVTTGEMLDANEVARSPEDSVLESLSNAALLDAVKRLNPQQQECVTLRFLQGLSVAETARVMGKNEGAIKTLQYRAVRTLARLLPDDAR
- a CDS encoding HAD family hydrolase gives rise to the protein MAALGWLTPRRRSATARSVLAGEASAEAARKSSQEVEKASGAEPETPFPVLGDDKAAAFFDLDNTVMQGAAIFHFGRGLYKRKFFETRDLAKFAWQQAWFRLAGIEDPEHMQEARDSALSIVQGHRVAELQSIGEEIYDEYMAERIWPGTRALAQAHLDAGQKVWLVTAAPVEIAQVIARRLGLTGALGTVAESVDGVYTGKLVGEPLHGPAKAEAVRALAAAEGLDLSRCAAYSDSHNDIPMLSLVGHPYAINPDTKLRKHARQLDWRLRDYRTGRKAAKVGIPAAAGVGAVAGGTAAAIALSRRRR
- a CDS encoding glutaredoxin family protein yields the protein MARMTPLFRRKQAGAPEDRIVTLIRKEGCHLCDDAQAVIEKVCADLGVPWEGKDIARDPQLHDLYWEQIPVVLVDGEQHTFWRVDEERLRKALIE